DNA sequence from the Novosphingobium sp. KACC 22771 genome:
CAGCTTTTCGCGCAAGGGGTCGCCCTTTGGCTCCTCCGGCTCGATATTGGCAAATAGCGGCAGATCGCCAAGTCCGGCAGCAATGCCCCCGGTTTCCGCCCTCCCCTTTTCCAGTTTCGCCAGCACCGATTTGGCGCGCGAGACCACCGGCCCCGGCACCCCCGCCAATCGCGCCACGGCCAGACCGAAGGAGCTTTCCGCAGGGCCCGTCGTCACCTCATGCAGCAGCACCAGATCGCCCTTCCATTCGCGCGCGCGGACATGGTGGAGGGTCAGCGCCTCGCACGTATCGGCCAGCCGCGCGAGCTCGTGGTAATGCGTGGCGAAGAGGCAGCGGCAGCGGTTGACCCCATGCACCGCCTCGGCCACCGCCCATGCCAGCGCGAGGCCGTCATAGGTGCTGGTGCCGCGCCCGACCTCGTCAAGGATGACGAAGCTGCGCGGGGTGGCCTGTTGCAGGATGGCGGCGGTTTCGACCATTTCGACCATGAAGGTCGAACGCCCCCGCGCCAGATTGTCCGAGGCGCCGACGCGGCTGAACAGGCGGTCGACAAGGCCGATGGTGGCGCTGCGTGCAGGCACAAAACCGCCCGCCTGCGCCAAGAGCACGATCAGCGCGTTTTGGCGCAGGAAAGTCGATTTACCGCCCATGTTCGGCCCACCCAGCAGCCATAGCCGGTCGAATTGGCTGAGCGTGCAGTCATTGGCGACGAAACGCTCGCCCGCTGCGCCCAGCGCGGTCTCGACGACCGGGTGGCGGCCCTCGACGATGGCCAGTTCGCATTTCTCGCTGATCGCGGGGCGGCACCAATTGCCCTCGGCGGCACGCTCGGCCTGTCCTGCGGCAACGTCGATGCGGGCCAGCGCGGCGGCGGTGCGGGCAATCTCGTTGCGCGCGGCAATTGCCACACTGGTCAATTCCTCGAAATGCGCCTCTTCGGCGGCGAGGGCATGGCCCCCCGCCTCGGCAATCCGGCTCGCTTCCTCATGCAGCGCCAGCGCGTTGAAACGCATCGCCCCGGCCATGGTCTGGCGATGGGTAAAGCCGCTGTCGGGCGCCATCAACTGATCGCCATGGCGGGCGGGCACTTCGATATAATAGCCCAGCACGCCATTGTGCTTGATCTTGAGCGCGGAAATGCCGGTCTGCTCGCGGTAATTGGACTCCAGCGCGGCAATCGCGGTGCGCGCATCCTTGGAAATGCGGCGCAGATGGTCAAGATCGGCATCATAGCCCTCGGCAATGAAACCGCCCTGTGAGCGCTCCGTGGGCGGGGTGGCGATCAGGGCGCGCGAGAACAGGTCGATCAAGCCGTCATGGCCGACCAGCGCCGGCAACAAGGCATCGAGCATGACGGGCCGTTCCGACACCCGCGCCAGCCGTCCGGCCAGCCGCGCCGCGCCCGCCAATCCGTCGCGCAATTGCCCCAGATCGCGCGGGCTTCCGCGCCCCGCCACCACCCGGCCCAGCGCGCGCCCGGCGTCCGGCAGGCTGCGCAATTGCCCGCGCAGATCCTCGCGCAGCAGCGCATCGTCATAAAGCCACTGGACCAGTTCGAGCCGCTCCTCAATGGCCTTGCGGTCCAGCAAGGGCGCGGAAAGATCCTCGGCCAATTGCCGCGCGCCCGCGCCCGTGACGCAGCGATCCACCGCCTCGATCAGGCTGCCCGAACGGCCGCCGGTGGAGGAACGCAGAATTTCCAGACTGCCCCGCGTGGCCTCGTCCATCGCCATATGCGCCTCGCCCGCACGCGCCACGGGGGGCAGCAGCAGCGGCAATTTGCCCCGGCCCACATGGTCGAGATAGGCCAGCAGACCGCAGGCCGCCGCCAGCATCGGCCGCGTAAACGTGCCGAAACCGTCGAGCGTGGCGACGCCGTGGATGCCGCAAAGGCGCTCTTCCCCGCCCTCGCTGGAAAATTCATGATGGCCGCGAGGGATCGACTCGAAAGGCGCCTCGGCCCAGTTGTCCGGGGCGATGATCTCGCTGGCGCCCAGACGGGCCAGCGCGGCGCCCATATTCTCGGGCTCGCATTCCTCCAGTTCCATCCGGCCCGTCGAAATGTCGACCGCCGCAACGCCCACCTTGTCGCGCAGCAGGCAGGTCGCCGCCAGCACATTGGCCCGACGCGGTTCGAGCAGCGCCTCCTCGGTCAAAGTCCCGGCGGTGACGAAGCGGACGATGTCACGCATCACCAGCGCCTTGTATCCGCCACGCTTTTTGGCCTGTTCGGGGGTTTCGACCTGTTCAGCGATCGCCACCCGGCATCCGGCCTTGATCAGGCGCGCCAGATAGGATTCGGCGGCATGCACCGGCACACCGCACATCGGGATCGGCTCCCCGCCATGTTCGCCCCGGCTGGTCAGCGCAATGTCGAGAATTTGCGAAGCCTGCTTCGCATCCTCGAAAAACAGCTCGAAGAAATCGCCCATGCGATAGAACAGCATACAACCATCGGCCTTATCCTTTAGGCCAAGGTATTGCGCCATCATGGGCGTCACGGTCTGGGGGGCGGATTTCTCATTCATCATGCCGGATTAGCCGCAGAATCGATACGATGGAATGCCCAGAGCACACGCTTTCCCCTATCGCGGCGCGTTCACATTGGTTAGGGCAGCCTTGCAAGAAGGAGAAAGTTTCGGTGTCCGAGGAAAGCCCCGAGCAAGCCAACGTCCGGTTTACCGAGCGCGAAGCGCTGTTCTACCACAACACGATCCGCCCTGGCAAAATCGAGATCATCGCATCCAAGCCGATGGCCACCCAGCGAGACCTGAGCCTGGCCTATTCGCCCGGCGTCGCGGTTCCCGTCGAAGCCATCGCCAAGGATTCCGCCACCGCCTATGATTACACCGCCAAGGGCAATCTGGTCGCGGTGATTTCCAACGGTACGGCCATCCTTGGCCTCGGCAATCTGGGCGCGCTGGCCTCCAAGCCGGTGATGGAGGGCAAGGCGGTCCTCTTCAAGCGCTTTGCCGACGTCGACTCGATCGACATCGAGCTCAATTCCGAAGATCCCGACGCGCTGATCGAAGCCATCGCACTGATGGAGCCCAGCTTTGGCGGGATCAACCTTGAGGACATCAAGGCCCCTGAATGTTTCGTGATCGAACAGGCGCTGCGCGAACGGATGAAGATTCCGGTCATGCATGACGACCAGCACGGCACCGCAATCATTTCGGCCGCCGGTCTGATCAATGCCTGCATGATCACCAACCGCAAGCTGGAAGACATCAAGGTCGTGGTCAATGGCGCGGGCGCGGCGGCGCTGGCCTGCACCTCGCTGATCAAATCGATGGGCGTGCGCCACGAAAACGTGATCGTGTGCGACCGCGACGGCCCGATCTATCGCGGCCGCGAAAAGCCGGTGAACCAATGGCAGAGCGCCCATGCCATCGACACCGATGCGCGCACGCTCGAACAGGCGCTGAAAGGCGCGGACGTGTTTCTGGGCCTGTCGGCGGCGGGCGCGCTGCCTGCGGCCTATGTCAAGGAAATGGCGCCCGAGCCGATCATCTTTGCGATGGCCAACCCGGTGCCCGAAATCACCCCGCCCGAGGCCAAGGCCGCGCGCCCCGACTGCATCATCGCCACCGGCCGTTCGGATTTCCCGAATCAGGTGAACAATGTGCTGGGCTTCCCCTTCATCTTCCGCGGCGCGCTGGACGTGCGCGCCACCGCGATCAACGAAGAGATGAAGATCGCCGCCGCCAACGCCATTGCCGAACTGGCGCGCGAACAGGTGCCCGAGGAAGTCGCGCTGGCCTATGGCAAGAACCATAGCTTTGGCCGCGATTATATCATCCCCGCCCCGTTTGACCCGCGCCTGATGGAGGTGGTGTCGATGGCCGTGGCCAAGGCCGCGATGGACAGCGGCGTGGCGCAAAAGCCGATCGAGGATTTCAACGCCTATCGCCATCAGCTTAAAGGCCGTCTGAACCCGACCACCTCGGTGCTGACCAACGTTTATGAACAGGTAAAGGCCAACCCCAAGCGCGTGATCTTTGCCGAGGCCGAGAACGAAGTGGTGCTGCGCGCCGCGATCCAGTTCAAGGATTTCGGCTATGGCACGCCGGTTCTGGTGGGCCGCACGCAGGCCGTGCGCGACAAGCTGGTCGAACTGGGCGTGGGCAAGCCGGATTCCTATGAAATCCATAATGCCGCCGACAGCGAGCATGTCGCGGAAATGGGCATGATGCTTTACGAGCGCCTCCAGCGCCGCGGCTATCTGGAGCGTGACATCAAGCGCATGGTCAATCAGGACCGCAACGGCTTTGCCTCCGCGCTGCTGAAGATGGGCGTGGGCGATGCGATGGTGACGGGCGCGACCCGCCCCTTTGGCCAGACCATGCGCGAAGTGCGCCATGTGCTCGACCCCAAGCCGGGCCATCTGCCCTTTGGCATTCATGTGATGGTGGGCAAGAACAACACCACCTTCCTTGCCGACACGACCTGCAACGAGCGGCCCAATTCGGAAGAACTGGCCGTCATCGCCAAGGAAACGGCCGCCGTGGCGCGCCGTCTGGGCCATGAACCGCGCGTGGCTTTCCTGTCCTTCTCGACCTTTGGCAATCCCACGGGCAAGTGGCTGGAGCCCATTCGCGGGGCGATCTCGATCCTTGATTCAGAGCCGCAGAACTTTGAGTATGAGGGCGAAATGACGCCTGATGCCGCGCTCAACCCGGCGGTGATGAAGCATTATCCCTTCAGCCGCCTGACCGCGCCCGCCAATGTGCTGATCTTCCCCGGCCTGCAATCGGCCAATATCGCGGCCAAACTGCTGCGTGAACTGGGCGGCAATACGGCGATCGGGCCGATCCAGATCGGCATGGAAAAGCCGGTGCAGATCGTGCCGATGACCGCGATTGCGCCGGATGTGCTGACGCTGGCGGTGCTGGCGGCGGCGGGGATCACCGGGTAATCCTGTTATGGGCGTCGGCGCGGGGGTGCTCCCTCGCGCCGACCACCCCAGGAAAGGCGCTCATGCTTATCCGCGATGCGGGCCGGGATGATCTGGCCGCGATCCTTGCGATTTACAACCATGCCGTTTTGCACACCACGGCGGTGTGGAACGAAACGCCCGGCACCATCGAAGAGCGTCACCTCTGGTTCGACGCCAAGCAGCAGCGCGGCTTTCCGGTGCTGGTGGCCGCCGATGGCGAGGCTGTGCTGGGCTTTGCCTCCTATGGCGATTTTCGGAACTTTCCGGGCTTTTCGCAATCGGTCGAACATTCGATCTATGTTGCCCCGCATGCGCATCGGCGCGGCATCGGGCGGGCCTTGCTGGAGGTGTTGATTACGCGGGCCAAGGGGGCCGGACTGCACGCGATGATCGGCGGAATTGACGCCAGCAACGCCGCCTCCATCGCGCTGCATCAGGCGATGGGCTTTGCCGAAGTGGGGCGCCTGCCGCAGGTCGGCCACAAGTTCGGGCGCTGGCTCGATCTGTCCTTTATGCAGAAACTGCTGTCAGAGGGCGCTCCTCCGACCGGCAAGACGGCTTAGGCCGAACAGGCCGTCCATTCCACCCGGTTCCGCCCCAGCGCCTTGGCCTGGTACATCGCCGCATCCGCGCTGCCCATCAACTCCTCACAATTCTTGCTGGTCTCCGGATAGCTGGCGACGCCGATGGAGGCGGAAATCGTTACGTGATGCATGGTCGAGAGCGCCTCGATCCGGCCGCGGCACAGTTCGGCCTTGGCCAGCGCGTGATCCAGCGAACAATCGGGCAGGATCAGCACCAGTTCCTCGCCGCCATAGCGGCAGGCCAGATCCGAGGCGCGCAGATGGCCCTGAATCACCTGGGCCACATCGCAGAGCACCGCGTCGCCCTTGGCATGGCCATAAGTGTCGTTGAGCATCTTGAAATTGTCGAGGTCGATCATCACCAGGCTGAGCGGCGAATGATTGCGTTCGGCCAGCCGCTGGAGCCGGTCGAGCGTGTCATCCATATAGCGCCGGTTGAACAGGCCCGTCAGCGGATCGCGCAACGATTGGTTGCGCAGCGTTTCGCGCAATTGAATATTGGACAAAGCCAACGAAATCGATTCGGCAATGGCCCGCCCGATCCTTTCGGCATGGCGCAGTCTGGCGCAGCCCTCCTCGCCCTCGCCAATGAATTTGATCAGGCCAAAGACCGTGCCGCGCGCCTGCATCGGAAATTCGAGCGTGATCGTGTTGCCCGTATGATGGCTGCAACAGACCGAGCCGTGGAGCGGGTCGTTCAAATGACTGCGCCCGCGTTTGAGCGCCCAGCAATTGTCGGGCGCCAGCGTCGGCGAGGGATCGCAGCCCTCGGGCAGATTCCATGCCTTGCTCAATTCAAGCTGATCGCCCGCCTGATTGAAAATATAGAGCGCGGTGCCGAGGTCGGGCAAAATCTGCTGGGTGGTGACCTGAACGACGGCGGTGGCGTCCTCATAGCTGTCCGCGCTTTGCAGCATATCGGTCAGGTTGAAGAGTTCATCGGCCTGCTGGCGGGCTTCCTGCGCCTGATCCAGCGTGCTCTGGGCGGCGGTGATACGCAACCGGCTGCACATGGTCAGCCCCAGCAGCAGCGTAATGGCCGCGATTGTCATCAGGCGCGAAATCAACAGGTCATCGGGCGGGACCGCCCCCGTCTCGCCATGGCGGACCAATTCATAAAGCACCGTGATCAGCGAGAGCAGCAGCAAGCCCATCAGCGCGTCACAAAACAGCATGTGCCTGCGCGCAGTCCGCACATTCGCGCGCAGACGGTCGCTCCAGATCGACTGCTGCGTCATGCGATGCGATCCATCGCAAAGAATTGGCCCAGATATGCGATCAATGCCCAGCACCTTTTTGCAGGACATCAGCCTTTGCCGCAAAGTGGTATAAAAATTTTTCTGAAACAGCCCTAGTAAAACCCGTGTATCCTATCGGGGCATTTACGCAGGGCGGCCGGATCGGACCACAAACGCCGAACAAAGCGGGACAAGGCAAATCAATCCGGCCAGCATCGCAAAGGACATCTTCAGTCCGGCATACTCCGCCACCAGCCCGATCGCAGCGGGTCCCAGCAGCACGCCCGCATAACCCGTGGTGGAAATCGCGGCGATAGCCTGGGCGGCGGCCATCTGGGTTTGCGATGCGGCCTGGCGAAACAGCACCGGCACAATATTGGCCGCGCCCAGTCCAATCAGCACAAAGCCGGCCCAGGCCACCCAGGCGACAGGCGCGGCGATCAGCACGCCAAACCCCGCCACCGCCAAGGCCCCGCCCCACAAGAGCGCCGCCCGATCCCCGATTCGCGCCGTCAACGCATCGCCGGTCAGCCGCCCCAGTGTCATGGCCATGGCAAAGAACATATAACCAAACCCGCCAAGCTTCACATCGACCAACCCGGCCTCGGTCAGGAACAGCGCGCCCCAATCCAGCAAAGCCCCCTCGGCCAGAAAAGTGATCGCGGTCAGCCCCGCCAGCACCAGCACGATGCCGCGCGGCAGCGCGAAATGCGGCCCATCCTCCGGCCTGTTTTCCGCCGTGCGCGTGCGCATCAGGCGCGGCGCGGCATAGGCCAGCGCGAGCGCCATCAGCAACGCGCCCAGCAAAGCCCCAAGCAGCGCGCTCGCCCCCAGCGAGAGCAGCAGCGCCATCATCAGCGATCCGGCAAATCCGCCGATGCTGAAGAGTGCATGGAAACCCGACATCAGCGGGCGCCCGGCGCCTTTCTCCACCTCGACCGCGTGAATGTTCATCGCCACATCCAGCGAACCCAGCGAGGCGCCAAACACCAGCAGCCCCGCGCCCAGCGTGAGCGCCGTGGGCAAAATGGCCAGCAGCGGCAGAACCGCGCAAAGACCAAAACCGCCCAGCAAAATGACCGGGCGCGTGCCGAACCTGCTGCTCAGCGCGCCCGTGACCAGCATGGCCAACACCGACCCCGCGCCAAGGCAGAGCAGCAGCGCGCCCAGCACGCCTTCATCCACCGCCAGCCGCAATTTGGCAAAAGGCACCAGCGGCCCCCAGCACGCGACCCCAAACCCCGCGACCAGAAAGGACAGCCGCGTGGCAAGTCTGGTCGATGGGCTGTCAGACATGCGGAAAACTCCCAAGGCTGAGCGAGGCGATGCAGTCCGAACGGGAGATTACCCCGGAAAATCAGCCCTTGCGGCGATAGCGGAAATACCAGACCTCATGCCCGTAAACCGTGCGCGCCTTGTGCTCATAGCGCGTTTGCGGCCAGCCGCCGGGGCGGACCTGAAAGTCCTTGGCTTCCTTGGCCAGCCATTCGAACTGATCGGTGTGGCGCTGCATCACCATCAGCGCATGGCGGACATAGATCGCGTGATCGGTGCCGAATCGGAACTCGCCGCCGGGCTTCAGCTTGCGGGCGAACATGTCCACCGGCCCGTCATTCATCATCCTGCGCTTGGCATGGCGCGCCTTGGGCCATGGATCGGGATGCAGCAGATAGAGCATGGTGAGCGAACCATCGGGAATGCGCGAGAGCACCTCCAGCGCGTCGCCATGATGGATGCGGACATTGGGGATCGGGGCATGGACGCCATTGTCGCCCGACACATGGGTCAGCGCCTGCGCCACGCCGTTGATAAAGGGTTCGGCGCCGATAAAACCATGATCAGGCAGCATGTCGGCGCGATAAGCCATATGCTCGCCCCCGCCAAAGCCGATCTCAAAATGCAGCGGGCGGTCCTCGCCGAACAGGCGCTGAGCCGTCACCTCGCCATCGAGCGGCACGGCGATCTGGGGCAGCAGCGTGTCCACCAGACCTTGCTGACCGGCGCGCAGGGGCTTGCCCTTGGAACGGCCATAGAGCCGGTTGAGCGTGGTGGGATCGCCTTCTTTATGCGCCGTCATGTTTGCCTGCCTGAAATAATGCCCGGCGCGATTGGCAGGCCGTTAAGGCAGGGTCAAGGCCCAGCAGGCAAAGGGAGGCGCCATGTTTGCCCTTGGCTGCCTCGCGCTGATCGTTCTGCCGCTGCTCGGCTTTGTCGCCGGATTGATGATGGGCGGGCAGGGCGCGGGCCTGTGGGGCGCGGGGATCGGCCTGATCGCGGCGCTGTTGATGTCCGCCACCGCCGCCCTCGCGCTGATCAAGGCCGGGCGGCAACGCTGACCATGCAATGAACTGGCCGTGCAATGAACTGGCCGTGCAATGAAAAGCCCGCCATCCTTGCGGAGGCGGGCCTTCAGGTCGGGTTCTTCAGGGGCGGGCCGGTTCAGGCGGCCACCGCATCCTCGCCCGGATCGCGCAGGACATAGCCGCGGCCCCAGACGGTTTCGATATAATTTTCACCGCCGCAAGCATGCGCCAGCTTCTTGCGCAGTTTGCAGATGAACACGTCGATGATCTTGAGTTCGGGTTCGTCCATACCGCCATAGAGGTGGTTGAGGAACATTTCCTTGGTCAAGGTCGTGCCCTTGCGCAGCGAGAGCAGCTCAAGCATCGCATATTCCTTGCCGGTCAGATGCACGCGGGCGCTGTCAACTTCGACCGTCTTGGCATCAAGATTGACGCACAGCTTGCCGGTGCGGATGACCGATTGCGAATGACCCTTGGACCGGCGCACCACGGCATGAATCCGCGCGATCAGTTCTTCACGGTGGAAAGGCTTGGTCACATAATCATCGGCACCAAAACCGAAGGAACGGACCTTGCTATCCATTTCGGAAATGCCCGAAAGGATCAGAACGGGAGTCTGAACCTTGGCCACGCGCAGCTTTTTAAGCACGTCGTAGCCATGCATATCCGGCAGATTAAGATCCAGCAGGATGATGTCGTAATCATAGAGCTTGCCGAGATCGAGGCCTTCTTCCCCGAGATCGGTCGAATAGACGTTGAAGCCCTCTGTGGTGAGCATCAATTCGATAGCTCTGGCCGTAGTCGGCTCATCTTCGATCAACAGCACGCGCATATGGGTGAACCCCCTTGCCCCGAAACCCGCGAACGCACCCTCACTAGGCACATTCACTATTAACCATAGGAGGAATGAACGCGAAAGGTTAATTTAATGTAAACCGGGCTTAAACCCAGACTTTTTTGAGGATATTCGGAAAAACACCTATCGCGCGGCGTCCGCCAGAGGGAACAGCGGATGCACCCCATAGGCGTTTGAAACAAGACCGCGCAGACCATTGGCGCCACCTTTGCCTAGCATGGTCCAGCGCACAGGTAAAGCCAATGGAATGAAAAGATTAGCTTCCAATACCTCACGCTCGGCCTCGGCATAAAGAGCAGGGGCAAGGGATGGTTCGACATCCCATGTCTGGGCCGCCAGATGGTCAACATTGGGGGTGCAAACGGGATGCACACCGCAATGCAACTGGTTAAAAAACCAGACCGGTGAAGGATAGCGCGCCACTTCGTCAATGAGTCGCAGGTCGGCCGATTCGCTCATCCCCACCCGGCGCAGCCGCAGCCCGATCGCCGCCACATCCTGCGCCAGCCGGGTAAACAGCACATTGGCCCCCGCCCCGCCCGGCATCGCAATTCGCAATTCCAGCCCATCGCCATCCTCGGGCCGGACGGTGGCCTCGCGGGCCTTGCGCCATACCGCCACCCGCTCGACCGCAACGGCGCGGCGGTGGTCCATATCCATATCGCTCCAGCGCTCGGGCAACTGCACCTCGCCAATGCCCGGCGAGATCAGCCGCGTGGTGGGGCTCCATCCCGGTATACCCCCGGCCTGCATGCCCAGTGCGTTGACCAGCCCCGCGCGGTCGATCACCATGGCCAAGGCCGCGCGATTGGGCTGAACCGCCAGAAATCCGCTTTCCTTTTCAACCATCAGCCCGAACAGACCCGGCGCCACATCGAATCGCGCGCCCCTCTGGCCCAACAGACCGCGCTGAATCGGCGGCAAATCGGTGATTCGCCCGCCCAGCACCACATCGACCTGCCCCGCCAGCAATTGCGCCACCGCCTTTTCGCCGCCCATCGCGCGAATCGAAAGCGGGCGCACCGTCGCGGCCCAGCCCTCGGGCATGGGCAGCCCCCGCGCATCGGGCGAAATCGGGGTCAGCCAGTCCAGCCCCTCGACATGCTTGCGCCGCATCGGCCCGGCGCCCTGCCCGCGATGCTCCAGCCCCAGTTCGGGTTGGGCCAGCAATTGCAGGAAATTGGGCATGGGCTGGGCCAGCCGGATTTCGATCACCCGTCCCGCCATCGCGCGAATATCCTCGATAACGGAAAGGTCTTCTCCCAGCGCGCGGCCCTTTTGCGCGGCAATGGCGCGGCGCAGCGCCTGCCGGGCGGTCTCGCCGCTCAATTTGGTGCCATCAGGCCAGGCGCTGTCGCGCAGGCGGAAGATATAGCCGCGCCCCTCGTCCGCCACGATCCAGCGTTCGGCAAGGCCGGGCACAACCTTGCCCTCCTCATCAAGGCTGACCAACCCTTCGGTCGTGGCCGCGCGCAGGGCGCGATCGAGCGGGGCAGGCCCCGAATCATCCACCATCACCACCCGCAGCGGCTGCTGCTGGGCCGGGCCGTGGCAGGCGGCGGCCAAAAAGGCGGCCATCAGGATCGAGATACGGTTCTTGCGCGGCATCATCGCGCCAAGCCTAGAACAATTTGTCCGCAAGAGGAACGCCCGCCGGGCGCCCTATCCTGCGATGTCAGATTTTGCGCAACTGGCCCGGATCGACCTGCTTGACTGCGGCCAGCGGGCGCAAGGGGACAAAGCCCGAATC
Encoded proteins:
- the mutS gene encoding DNA mismatch repair protein MutS, translating into MMAQYLGLKDKADGCMLFYRMGDFFELFFEDAKQASQILDIALTSRGEHGGEPIPMCGVPVHAAESYLARLIKAGCRVAIAEQVETPEQAKKRGGYKALVMRDIVRFVTAGTLTEEALLEPRRANVLAATCLLRDKVGVAAVDISTGRMELEECEPENMGAALARLGASEIIAPDNWAEAPFESIPRGHHEFSSEGGEERLCGIHGVATLDGFGTFTRPMLAAACGLLAYLDHVGRGKLPLLLPPVARAGEAHMAMDEATRGSLEILRSSTGGRSGSLIEAVDRCVTGAGARQLAEDLSAPLLDRKAIEERLELVQWLYDDALLREDLRGQLRSLPDAGRALGRVVAGRGSPRDLGQLRDGLAGAARLAGRLARVSERPVMLDALLPALVGHDGLIDLFSRALIATPPTERSQGGFIAEGYDADLDHLRRISKDARTAIAALESNYREQTGISALKIKHNGVLGYYIEVPARHGDQLMAPDSGFTHRQTMAGAMRFNALALHEEASRIAEAGGHALAAEEAHFEELTSVAIAARNEIARTAAALARIDVAAGQAERAAEGNWCRPAISEKCELAIVEGRHPVVETALGAAGERFVANDCTLSQFDRLWLLGGPNMGGKSTFLRQNALIVLLAQAGGFVPARSATIGLVDRLFSRVGASDNLARGRSTFMVEMVETAAILQQATPRSFVILDEVGRGTSTYDGLALAWAVAEAVHGVNRCRCLFATHYHELARLADTCEALTLHHVRAREWKGDLVLLHEVTTGPAESSFGLAVARLAGVPGPVVSRAKSVLAKLEKGRAETGGIAAGLGDLPLFANIEPEEPKGDPLREKLAALDIDALSPRDALGWLYELKREIG
- a CDS encoding NADP-dependent malic enzyme, with the translated sequence MSEESPEQANVRFTEREALFYHNTIRPGKIEIIASKPMATQRDLSLAYSPGVAVPVEAIAKDSATAYDYTAKGNLVAVISNGTAILGLGNLGALASKPVMEGKAVLFKRFADVDSIDIELNSEDPDALIEAIALMEPSFGGINLEDIKAPECFVIEQALRERMKIPVMHDDQHGTAIISAAGLINACMITNRKLEDIKVVVNGAGAAALACTSLIKSMGVRHENVIVCDRDGPIYRGREKPVNQWQSAHAIDTDARTLEQALKGADVFLGLSAAGALPAAYVKEMAPEPIIFAMANPVPEITPPEAKAARPDCIIATGRSDFPNQVNNVLGFPFIFRGALDVRATAINEEMKIAAANAIAELAREQVPEEVALAYGKNHSFGRDYIIPAPFDPRLMEVVSMAVAKAAMDSGVAQKPIEDFNAYRHQLKGRLNPTTSVLTNVYEQVKANPKRVIFAEAENEVVLRAAIQFKDFGYGTPVLVGRTQAVRDKLVELGVGKPDSYEIHNAADSEHVAEMGMMLYERLQRRGYLERDIKRMVNQDRNGFASALLKMGVGDAMVTGATRPFGQTMREVRHVLDPKPGHLPFGIHVMVGKNNTTFLADTTCNERPNSEELAVIAKETAAVARRLGHEPRVAFLSFSTFGNPTGKWLEPIRGAISILDSEPQNFEYEGEMTPDAALNPAVMKHYPFSRLTAPANVLIFPGLQSANIAAKLLRELGGNTAIGPIQIGMEKPVQIVPMTAIAPDVLTLAVLAAAGITG
- a CDS encoding GNAT family N-acetyltransferase, which encodes MLIRDAGRDDLAAILAIYNHAVLHTTAVWNETPGTIEERHLWFDAKQQRGFPVLVAADGEAVLGFASYGDFRNFPGFSQSVEHSIYVAPHAHRRGIGRALLEVLITRAKGAGLHAMIGGIDASNAASIALHQAMGFAEVGRLPQVGHKFGRWLDLSFMQKLLSEGAPPTGKTA
- a CDS encoding sensor domain-containing diguanylate cyclase, whose product is MTQQSIWSDRLRANVRTARRHMLFCDALMGLLLLSLITVLYELVRHGETGAVPPDDLLISRLMTIAAITLLLGLTMCSRLRITAAQSTLDQAQEARQQADELFNLTDMLQSADSYEDATAVVQVTTQQILPDLGTALYIFNQAGDQLELSKAWNLPEGCDPSPTLAPDNCWALKRGRSHLNDPLHGSVCCSHHTGNTITLEFPMQARGTVFGLIKFIGEGEEGCARLRHAERIGRAIAESISLALSNIQLRETLRNQSLRDPLTGLFNRRYMDDTLDRLQRLAERNHSPLSLVMIDLDNFKMLNDTYGHAKGDAVLCDVAQVIQGHLRASDLACRYGGEELVLILPDCSLDHALAKAELCRGRIEALSTMHHVTISASIGVASYPETSKNCEELMGSADAAMYQAKALGRNRVEWTACSA
- a CDS encoding MFS transporter, with protein sequence MSDSPSTRLATRLSFLVAGFGVACWGPLVPFAKLRLAVDEGVLGALLLCLGAGSVLAMLVTGALSSRFGTRPVILLGGFGLCAVLPLLAILPTALTLGAGLLVFGASLGSLDVAMNIHAVEVEKGAGRPLMSGFHALFSIGGFAGSLMMALLLSLGASALLGALLGALLMALALAYAAPRLMRTRTAENRPEDGPHFALPRGIVLVLAGLTAITFLAEGALLDWGALFLTEAGLVDVKLGGFGYMFFAMAMTLGRLTGDALTARIGDRAALLWGGALAVAGFGVLIAAPVAWVAWAGFVLIGLGAANIVPVLFRQAASQTQMAAAQAIAAISTTGYAGVLLGPAAIGLVAEYAGLKMSFAMLAGLICLVPLCSAFVVRSGRPA
- the trmB gene encoding tRNA (guanine(46)-N(7))-methyltransferase TrmB; protein product: MTAHKEGDPTTLNRLYGRSKGKPLRAGQQGLVDTLLPQIAVPLDGEVTAQRLFGEDRPLHFEIGFGGGEHMAYRADMLPDHGFIGAEPFINGVAQALTHVSGDNGVHAPIPNVRIHHGDALEVLSRIPDGSLTMLYLLHPDPWPKARHAKRRMMNDGPVDMFARKLKPGGEFRFGTDHAIYVRHALMVMQRHTDQFEWLAKEAKDFQVRPGGWPQTRYEHKARTVYGHEVWYFRYRRKG
- the ctrA gene encoding response regulator transcription factor CtrA, whose protein sequence is MRVLLIEDEPTTARAIELMLTTEGFNVYSTDLGEEGLDLGKLYDYDIILLDLNLPDMHGYDVLKKLRVAKVQTPVLILSGISEMDSKVRSFGFGADDYVTKPFHREELIARIHAVVRRSKGHSQSVIRTGKLCVNLDAKTVEVDSARVHLTGKEYAMLELLSLRKGTTLTKEMFLNHLYGGMDEPELKIIDVFICKLRKKLAHACGGENYIETVWGRGYVLRDPGEDAVAA
- a CDS encoding ABC transporter substrate-binding protein, which translates into the protein MMPRKNRISILMAAFLAAACHGPAQQQPLRVVMVDDSGPAPLDRALRAATTEGLVSLDEEGKVVPGLAERWIVADEGRGYIFRLRDSAWPDGTKLSGETARQALRRAIAAQKGRALGEDLSVIEDIRAMAGRVIEIRLAQPMPNFLQLLAQPELGLEHRGQGAGPMRRKHVEGLDWLTPISPDARGLPMPEGWAATVRPLSIRAMGGEKAVAQLLAGQVDVVLGGRITDLPPIQRGLLGQRGARFDVAPGLFGLMVEKESGFLAVQPNRAALAMVIDRAGLVNALGMQAGGIPGWSPTTRLISPGIGEVQLPERWSDMDMDHRRAVAVERVAVWRKAREATVRPEDGDGLELRIAMPGGAGANVLFTRLAQDVAAIGLRLRRVGMSESADLRLIDEVARYPSPVWFFNQLHCGVHPVCTPNVDHLAAQTWDVEPSLAPALYAEAEREVLEANLFIPLALPVRWTMLGKGGANGLRGLVSNAYGVHPLFPLADAAR